A genomic stretch from Setaria viridis chromosome 1, Setaria_viridis_v4.0, whole genome shotgun sequence includes:
- the LOC117843530 gene encoding uncharacterized protein, with protein MARSTRSAATERAYLHFAPSSHGVVVPGPAAAGTGEEFDESDIWGALAPSAAPAEPPPRTRPLPAAAARKAATKPVPAALALGGRAAHGSLPVNIPDWSKILGDEYHRAHHAAAGDWEVDDGDDDDAAVADAVIPPHELAWRRRAASMSAHEGAGAVGRTLKVRDAVWKRTTGFQD; from the coding sequence ATGGCGAGGAGCACGCGGTCGGCGGCAACGGAGCGCGCGTACCTTCACTTCGCGCCGTCGTCGCACGGCGTGGTGGTTCcgggcccggccgccgctggcACGGGCGAGGAGTTCGACGAGTCGGACATCTGGGGCGCGCTCGCCCcgagcgccgcgccggccgagccgccgccgcggacgcgcccgctccccgcggcggccgcgaggaaggcggcgacgaagccggtgccggcggcgctggcgctcgGCGGCCGGGCCGCGCACGGGTCGCTGCCGGTGAACATCCCGGACTGGTCCAAGATCCTGGGCGACGAGTACCACCGGGCCCACCACGCCGCGGCCGGGGATTGGGaggtcgacgacggcgacgacgacgacgccgccgtcgccgacgcggTGATCCCGCCGCACGAGCTGgcgtggcgccgccgcgccgcgtcgATGTCGGCGCACGAgggcgccggggccgtcggCAGGACGCTCAAGGTGCGGGACGCGGTGTGGAAGCGGACCACCGGGTTCCAGGACTGA